Within the Zea mays cultivar B73 chromosome 10, Zm-B73-REFERENCE-NAM-5.0, whole genome shotgun sequence genome, the region AACTGAAAGTTTCCCATGTTGAAAATTGCCTTGCATCACTAAGGATATGAACACAAGAAAGTCAATTTGGATTGATATTCAGTTATATCATCTCCATTAGGTGATATCCTAGTATCCTCAGATCTTCACATAGCCTGATTCATATGGTTAAGTGATCTAGAGGCTACAATAGGCCAAAGTGGCTCATCAGCATGATGTTAACTCCCATGGTGGAAACTCCAACCAAAGTTTACAGTCACAGTAAAGATAAAGTTTTCACTTGGCACTTTAGATCCCACAATTTTACACTGATGGCATTGTAGACCAAATTTCTAGTAGAAGAATCAGAAAGAGAGATCAATGTCACATAAGTTGAAATGCATGACATACACCTGGACAAACTTGATGAAATATTAGCTGCAGACTTGCTTGAGATCAATATCTTAGTCATATGAAGTTCCTGATAGTTATTCAGGGGGGAAATATCTGTATAAAGGTGGGAAACTCATTGGATGCAATATGCATATACTGCTCAGAGGATAACATTACAAGCTTCGATGTCACTTCAGCTGTTCAGATGGCACTTAGATCAGCGCTCAATAACTTGAACAACTGCCAAGAATGTGGATTACAGTTAACATTAGTAAGGACAGCAACACCAGCACTTTTTGAAAATGGTTTCTGGAATACTGGAGGATATTGCAATAGAACTGAACCATTGGGAGAAGAGCAATGATTAGAACAGGGCAATAAGAAATGCAGGAAGCTAGCAGAGCAGAAAGCACAGAAGGAAAGCAGCCACATGGGATGGATGAATATAGAGATTTTAGATACAACCAAAGCTATGTCCATGAGACCTGATGCACACTCAGGGATCCATTGGACTCTCCGTGCTTAAAAATATGAGTGAGACTTTCAAAATCGGGCTCGTGCTTAAGAAATATGAGTAAGACTTCCAAAATCAGGCAGGTCTGTGGAAAGAATTAATCAAGTCAAGCCTTTCCCCATAAATCTAGAAGGCTACTTCAAAAATCAAGTCAAGCATTTCCCCATAAATCTAGAAGGCTACTTCGAATCCGCGACCTGGTAACTCAGTGAGATAGCTCTTACCATTGCAGCAAGCCTGAAATAATGATGTACATTGGCTGGTCAAATTAGCTTAAGCCTTTTCCTAATTAAAGGTCCCAAAAGGTTTCTTATGTTAAAATTGATCCTTTAGTTTTCTCTCTTTTGCAGAAGTTTGAGTAACTTAATAATTAGAAAATGTTACCATATGTTCGAAAAGAAGAAAAACTGTCTACTTTTATTTTGTTAAAGCACATAATTATATAGGATAAACTCAATGCAGGTCCCAACACATTCTAAGTTATTAATATAATTTGCATTAGCCATGGCTATGTCCATGCACTGTGCTACAAAAGATATATAGGATAAACTAAATGCAGGTCCCAACACATTCTAAGTTTGTATCGACAGCCTAGTTTCAGTTTTGTACCAGCAGTCTAGATTCAGTTTTGTACCATCTCTTCATCTAGGAGCTGACAATAGTAACCAGGCCCCAGCACATTCAAATTTAATGTAACTTTCTATACATTTATTACATTTTGGTTCAAATTTGAATGAGGTTATATTCAATTCACATATAACAGAGTCAACAGAAAGTTCATACAGTTCAGTAATTCACACATAAAACAGCAACACATGCTGAATCATAAGCATCCAATTAGTTAGTTGGATGTGGAAGCTGAAGCCATTTCTGATTACTGGCCATATGAGTTATTACACTGAACCATCAAATATTAcaacacttaaattgtcaattaaTCCTAATGAAATTAGTGAGTCCGCAGGCTATAATATTGAATACGTACATAGGTTAAAAGCACTACCAACTCATTTTCTGTTAAAACATCTGGCGACTGCCAATTAATGAATGGCAGTTGATTTCATCACAAGCTATACAATAGTGGATATGTGTGGTAAACAGAACCCCCATTATACACAAAAATAAACTTTTATGTGTACCTGTTGGTCCCGTGGCACATTCAGCTTGTCAAATATTATCACTCAAAGTTTTTGGTTGAAGTCTCACTAACAACAGAAGCTTGGGGTAATTCCTTGCTCATCAAGTACTTGCGCTTTTGAAGGCTCAGCCAGACCAATATACTGTCAGTCTGGACAATACTGTATCCAGCTTTCGTGTACATGTTGAATGGGACTTGGTCAATTATTCTACAGTGAAGGTATACACGTCTTTTGGCATTCATCTTGAAAACCAGATCCTCGCATGCCTTAAGAAGTTGCTTTCCAATTCCTCTCCTGATAGTTCAAAAACATTACAATCGACATATTTTAAACATAATGTAATGAATAAACTACTTGATATGCATTGAACCAACAGTGACTGAGAACAGATCAACAGAATCGTCTTAATGGCGACTGATCCTTCATATAAACACAAGTTGCTTTTATTTCGGATGTGACGAGAATGTTTCTCCCTACAAGGATGCAACATTTGCAATCTACTCATGCATCAAACTTATTTTCCCACAAGAAATATTCAAAGTGGTTGCTCAACCCAGAATACCTTCTCAGTGGCGTCTTCACAGTCATGTTGCAGATGTAGGGGAAGTTGAGCGGCGGAGTGGGCGTGGGCGGGGCCCCTGGTGCGCCCACCGCGTCAAACGACACCTCCGCGGTGCACGCCATCTCCCCTTCATCCCCACCCTCCCCTTCGTCGTCCTCCGGGGCGGCGTTGGCGTTGTCGGCgccggcgtcggcgtcggcgggGCGGTAGAACCCCACGAGCACCGCGGCGTGCGGAGCGAGCCCGCGGCGGTCGTGGAGGTACCTGCGGATGACGAACGTGAGGAGCTGCGCGTACCGCTGGGCCGGGGCCCAGCGCACGGTCTCGGAGAAGGAGGAGGCGAGGAGGCGGACGAGCGCCTCGGCCACGGCGTCGTCGTCGGGGCCGCGCGAGAGGGCGCGCACAGTGAGGAGGCCGTGCGGGAAGGCGTGCTCGTAGCGGAAGGCCGCGAGCTCGTCGAGCTGCGAGAGCGCGCGCGGCGATAGGAAGAcaccggggccggggccggggccgaggccgtttcCGTCCGAGGCGGGTGTGGCGGTTGGAGGGGCGAGGCGGATGTGGCGCGGCGGGGGGCAAGGGGAGCAGAAGAGGAGGTGGGGATGCCTGGAGACGGCGGGAGTCAGCGAGACGAGAGCGGGCGACGCCGCCATGGGAGGAGCGAACTGGGAAAACAGAACGGCGATTTTTTAGTCTCTTTTTCTTGTAACAGGCTTACGTGGATAAACGTCAACTGTAAGCCTGTAATGTGTGGCTGACCTGTGTGTGTACGGTTAGTGTAAGATGAGGCGCTCCTTAGTCCATGTACGGTGCAGGCATGGTTCCTCTAGTACAGGAATAAAGTTTAATTAAGAGGTTATTGTGTTTGGTTGTAGAGACTAAAATTATTAAATGATTCATAAAAAGATTAAAATATCTTTTAACATTCTTCTACCATAAATATAACTGAAATAAACGAGAACAAAAAATAAAATTAATATAATTTAGTCACTCTTTGAAAGACTAGAGACTAAAGCAGTTTAATCTATATTTTAGTCCCACCAATTTACTATTTAGAAACTATAAATAAAATTAAAATGATGAAACTAACCTTTAGTCCCTCAAATCAAATTGTGCCTAACTCTAATCCGCTAGAGTTGGCGATGATGCTGACAATACGACGACACCGATCTCATAATGGACACCAACATGAAGGTtcaaaggtgcaaacagatacttATTTGAATATTAGTTTTTGATATTTTTTTGTGAATTAATAGAATATAGAATTTGCTATAtaaatttatattcttttttAAGATTGAACTTGTAAATATTTATGAAAAATAAACATCAAATTTATCATATATTTTCTCCAATATATATATAAATTTTGGATACAGACATAAATATTTTTTTGTCTTTTTATTATATAGAGCAAATAATGTATTAAACAATTTATACAAAATTTTATTCTTAATTATAGTAATGTGCTTCATAACATAAGAAGAGATTCGATTAAATTTTATACATATttatttaaaatattaaatttgttttaaTAATTCGGATATCCGTTTACATCCTTGGTCGCAAGTCTGCAACTGCAAAGACAAAGAAAACGAGTCTACATCCATCTGCATCAACTTTTTGCGGGTAGCAAGGATATATCATATCAGAAATTATCTGTTTTATATttgtttttatattttattttttatacAAATTAAATATTATCGAATTAGATAAATTTTTGAATGGATACCGATATCCTAAATATCAACTTGGAATATACAGGCATGGGTATAAATCGGATACTGATCAATGCTCGAACTCTGATACGGATCTAATTCAAAATAAAAGTCCCATCCAAAGCTCCCTGCCTCCCTCCTCCAGGACTCGGGCTCCGCATTCGATTTAGTGTAGCTCTTTTTTTTATGTCTGTAcgcatatctctactacttattaagtaagcaatagtagtctgcctctgACGTGTTCTGCCTCTGACATGTTCTGCCGTTCTGCTATCTACGTGCGCCCCCTCGACAGGGCCAGCAAAAAATTTCACGTACTCACGAGTTGAATATGAACAGTTCAGCCACTAAACACACAACAGCAGAGTTCTTATTGTTGGGTCCGAGCTAACGCTTATAAGCCGCTCTATGTCTCCTTTACTAGCCAGTATGGTACTAATTTCTTTGCAAGACGCAACAACACAGCAGTACAGGCGTTCTGGGCTGAATTTTTAGTGCGGCCCATACGTTTCGGGCGGCCCATACTCCAGCGACCGCAGCAGTCTTCTTCGGCAACCTCCGTCCGCACGCCCAACCGCTCGGTCAGCTCCACTACCGCAGCCTCCATCTCCACGACCTCCACTTCTTTGACCATTCCTGCACTTTGCCGACGTCCGCAAGCTCCCCTTCGTCCTTCCTGCATCGGGAGCCGGAGGACCTCGCCTACTCCCTCCCTCCATCGGCGGCTGTCTCGGCCGAGCCTGAGTCGCGCGGAGGTCGTGCCCCCGCCGCGCCACCACTTCGTCCCACCTTCGGCTTCGGGACACCCCCTCGCCGCCTCCTCGACCCCCACAGTCGCGGCACGCGCCGCTATCGTCGCACGAGGCCACATCGCCGCTACGCCACCACTCCCTCCCCTAGCCGCCTCCTCGACACTCGCAGCCACGGCGCGTGTCGTCGTCATCGCACGAGGCCGGGGCCCCACCGCGCGACCACTCCCTCCCCGACGAGAAGAGCGGTCTTGGCGCAGCGACGACGAGGGGGGCGCGGGAGGAGATCGCCGCCCATGGCCACGGCCACCTCAGGGCGTGGACGAAGAACCCGTTCGCCCAGACCAGAATGAACACCAGGTGCGTCGCCTCTCACGGTGGCAGCAGCCGCGCCGCTGCCGCTGAAGGGCGGTGCAAGGAACCCCGTCCAGGGCGTTTGCTGTGTCATTGGGTAAATCGTAGCGTACAGTGGAAGCAGTGGATCGGCTCAATCTGAACTCACCGTTCGCTTGCTTGCGCCTTGTATGGCAACCAAGTTTAAGGAACATGTCCGATCTGTGCTTCGTAGTTTCTCAATCTGCAGTCGATTAAAATTTCAGAGGAGAATTAGGATGCCCCATCGTTGGTCAAGCGATGGGAGGCGCTGCAGATTCTGATATAGAACATTGTGGTTCTATTTGTTAGTCAACCATCAATTACTGTTCATGAATCATGAAGGATTCATGCACGCGAAAGTAGATTGGTCAGTGCTCACAGCTCATTGGAAGAATAGGCAGTATTTTTTTGTAAGGTTGGCAACTTGGCATTATTGAAGGCATTTGTGTTTGGTTAGAGTTGCTCGGTTGGGCACATTTCACTTCAGTTATGCTACGCCTTAACTATCTTTCTGAAAGACCAAACCTTCCCCTTTTGCAGGTTACTAATGCTCTAGCTCAAGCAGGACTTGAATCATCAAATCTTATTGTTGGCATTGATTTCACAAAGAGCAACGAGTGGAcaggtttgtttgtttgtttgtttctgTTGCCTCGCTTCCTCCTGTTGCTTATGATTTCTTTTCTTCTACCAGGCAAATTTTCAGTTGTTAACTTGTCATAAAATTTTGAAAATTATGTGCTGATGTTTTGATAGATAGCTGCGATCTGTATTCTTGGGGTTCAAATGAAAATGGTTGCCTTGGTCTGGGGTATTTTATCAGTGACTGCGGGAGGGCCTTTTAAACATCCATTTTTATTTTATCCGTAATTGCGGGCCTGCAGCTGCCATATACACAAAGGAGAGCCTTTTAAACAATGTCTTTGCTGCTATTCCTCCAAATCTTACAAGTGAGGAGTGGTCAGCTGCATTGCCAAGGGCAAGGGCATTAGTTGCTGGTTTCGTGAAAACAGATAAAGACTTCCAAACAAAAGGTATGATTTGTGAAAATAGATAAATACTTACAAACAAAAGGCATTAGTTGTTTGGTTGATACATGAGAGTACAATACTAAATTGTGAAGCTTTGTTTTTCCATATGCATTGTTCTAGCAAATCAGGAATTAAAAACGATCTTTATAGTCTCAGTAAATGTGTCGGTTCTTGTTTTTTTTGGTTTGGATCATGATCCATTTTTTTCTAAAGCCTCGTATGTTCAGTTCatccctgctattattctttgtaTTCAACTACTAGGTTCATCAGTTGGATGGTGCAAACCAGAGCCCCAGCTACTGCAGTGCCCCTGAAGATTTCATCGTCGACAACTGCAAGAACATCTACTTTGCTGGGCACGAAACTACAGCGGTCACTGCCACCTGGTGCCTGATGCTCCTTGCTGCACACCCAGACTGGCAGGATCGTGCTCGGGCTGAGGTCCTAGAAGTGTGTCGTGGACAGACAGCGATGGACATCGACGTCCTTCGTCAGCTGAAAATAGTAAGAGACTCTCTCCTGGTTCGTGTggctacaaacaaatcattcttttGGTGACGCACACTAACTAACAGTGGCATTAAAAAAATCTTTTGAAGCTTACAATGGTGATACAAGAGACTCTCCGGTTGTACCCTTCGGGGTCACTGATCATGCGTGAGGCCCTAACAGGCATCAGTCTTGGTGGAGTCGACGTCCCTCGCGGCACCATCATCCAAGTAGCCATCTCAGTGCTGCAcctggacatggaagcctggggtCCAGACGCTAACGAGTTTCGTCCAGACCGGTTAGCGAACGGAGCTGCCGCGGCGTGCAAGCCAGCCCACATGTACATGTCGTTCGGGTACGGCCGAGGCTGTGCACCGGGCAGAACCTGGCAATGGCGGAGCTGAAGGTTGTTCTTGCGCGCCTGCTGAGCAAGTTCTCGTTCTCGGTGTCGCCTGGGTACCAGCACTCCCCGATGTTTCGGTTGACCATTGAGCCGGAGTCCGGCATGCCTCTTGTGGTGACAAGGCTAGCATGATCCACCAAGCATCGGATTCGGTATGTGTGGCTGTGCCTGGTGCTACCGCTTCCATTTATAAGTTTGTTATTGTGACGGTCGAGAACTCAATCACATATTTTCCTTCTATAATTTTCTGTGCTCCATAGAGTTGAGTACATTTGTTACTTTGTATTTCTTAACTATGCGGCACTTATACAAGACCCAGCTTGCCAATTCTCTGTAACTAAAATTTACTCGCATGGTTTAGTACTAGATAATCACATCTTTAAATGTGAAAATGATGGTAGCTACATCCTGACAATTACAGAAAATAGGTTTCATGATCTGAGTACATTTATACAATCCTCCTTTATGAGTACAGAGAATAGGTTTCAAttacagagaatattcctttatGATCTAATTCCCATGTTAGGCGGGTTAGTGTGAGGTGCACATGGGTTAGCATGCTTCTAATGGTAAATTTATAAAAAATCATAAGCTATGTATAACTAGACTACCACTAAATTTGTCAGGAATGGTAAGCTGAAAACATTTTTTAGGAGGGACTGGATCACCAGAGTAATTAGACATTAGCACGTTCACAAGACAAATGGAAACATTTCCCCCCTGAAAGTTTCTATCTTCTTTTCATAGGATTAAAATAAACATGATATGGTATATACTATATAGAAGTCAAAATAGAAGGATTATCAGTGAGTATCAAATCCAGAAGGTTACTTTCCACAATACTATTTGTTCTGTAAAGTTTTTTTCTTGCTTCTTTATAGACTTGATTGTTACTTTCCACAATACTATTTGTTCTGCAATATTATGCAACGAGATGTTAACTGCGACTCATGATGTGATCTTGTTCATTTATACTTCTTACTTTGAACTGCAGATATGGAGTTTGGGTTCTCCAGATCCAAACTTCACACTTGATGGGCATCAAAAGGGTGTCAACTGTGTTGACTACTTCACTGGTGGTGATAGGCCCTATTTGATTACTGGTTCTGATGACTCCACCGCAAAGGTACAATTTTGTACTCAGCTGTATGTTTTGAGTGTTTGATTATTCTATCCAGTCCTAAGGTGGTGTGCTTTATGGCAAAATAGGTCTGGGATTACCAGACGAAGAGCTGTGTTCAGACACTTGAAGGGCATACACATAATATTTCTGATGTTTGTTTCCATCCTGAGCTCCCTATAATCATTACTGGATCTGAAGATGGTACAATTCGTATATGGCATTCGACAACTTATAGGTAACATGTTTTTATTTATCTCTATGTTTGCTTGTTTATGTAAGCAGAGGTCTGTTCAATTTTTCTTTACAATTTGGCCATTATCAATTCTCCATCCTGAAACACAGATCTACTGACTTCTTCATAAACCTTGACCCTAAACAACTATCTTGTTTCTCgtacaattgggcatagctaATTTCAATGTAAAGGCTTATGGGAATGACATTGGTATTTAACTTTCTTATGGTTCAAAGTTAAAACACACAACAACTTATAATTCCATGGTGTGCTAACTTGAATATATGAGCTTATCTGCCATGTCCTTGAATGAAATATGCTTTGTTTTACCTTTTATGATTaatacctttttattatttcCTATGATATCATGCAATTTCTCACCAAACCCTATCTGCGCGTTATATTTTTCCTATTTGCATGTGTGTCATGACCTGTCTTACATACACAATTACATTCCGTGTGTACACTGTGTAGTGACACGTAGGGTGTGAAACAAAAGGACAACGATTAGTCTAACTATTTTGCTTATCAAAATCACAAATACTACTACATCCATTCCGAATTATAATACATTTTGCCTTTTCTAGAAACATAGCTTTTACTATGCACTTAGATACACACTATGTCTAGATACACATCTTATAATTTAGAATGAAAGCAGTACTTGTTTTTTTTGAATCAGTTGTTGAGCCTGGCTCTTTTGGTGGGAGGTGCGGTGTGCACTCCCACCACCCAGACCCAAGTTTTGTCCTCGTAGGTTGGTCAAGTTAAATTATTCTTGCCACCCAGACCTCGTAGGTGTGCACTCCCACCACCCAGACCCATGTTTCAGAAATCCTCTCAAAACCAGCCATGGTCGATCAAGTGAAATCATACAATGCTAACCGGAAAATTCTAGCTATGTTTATCTATTAGTTATGCTTTGTATTCATACTGTGATCTTTTAAAATTCAAAAATACTTGATCTGTTCTCTGCATATTGTGATCTTTTAAAATTCAAAAATACCTGACCTGTTCTCTGCATACTGtgttcttttatttatttataatgcTACAGAAatcctctcaaaatgattacaaattcTTGCCTCCAATGAATACAGTTAAAATACCTTGCATTCTCCTCGTACATATTAGTGTTTTGGACTAATAAAACTCCCTTTACTGCAATCTTTTATCGATCTGCAAATGTAAATTCAGTTCTCATTCCCATATCTGCAAATGTAAATTAAGTTCTCCCTTTACTGTAATTAAGTTATAAAAAAATATAATGACTGTGCATGAGCTATGTTTATCTATTAGTTCATAGTGTGTACCAGTTCATGACCATGCATAACCATGACCAGCCATGATCGAACCTTCCTGTTCATACAAATACCTCACCGCCACCCCCATGTGAGCGATCCGGGACACCACAGAGACGCCTCGTCGGGAAAGCGGTACGGTGAGGCAGAGCAACGCCGGTGGTCGTGGAAGGATGGAGCAACAGCCCCACGAGTTTTGTTCTAATGTAATTTATTGCAACCTAAATTTAAATTATGTGAATCCTTGAATTTGGAGACTACCGCTGCAAGCTGATCCATTTTAGCTGAGAACTCATTACTCCTAAATGTCATAGAACAAATTTGGAGACTGTCGCGGCAATGGACGACTCCACATGCGAAGTGTGTCGGTGCCTTCCTGGCTAGGTTTCGCTTCCATATGATGTGTTGTTGGTTTCAGGATCAATTTGTTTTTTTGCTTACGATGGTGCACTGTGGTCTGCAGAGAAGAAGTGCCACAACTCGGAGCTATGACACGCGTGCGCCGACCCGCTTGTCTCTTGTCTGCCTTCCCATCGTCGGCACGTGCGTCGTCGTGTACTTCCCGTAGGGCTACAGCGAGCAGGTGAGTCAAACTCCTTACATTATGTTGTTTCATAGTTTTTTATTTATGTACAAAAATGCATTTAAATTATCTAATGACACATGTGTGTGTGTGGAGGGGCATAAATAAGTTCGGCCTTTGAGATATTGTTTCTATTTAACCCAATCAGTATGCAGATACAACAGAAATTTATCGCCATGTTTTTCCTTGAGAATTCATGTTATAGATTTTGTAAATAATATGCTTGCATATTTATGCTATTTATTTTCTTCTTTAGACCTTGTGTTGTGTTTTTCATGTTTATCTTACACCTATTTCTACTAAACCGTGACGTCATTTATGCTACTACTATTGATATGATAAGCAAGGGAAAATCGATGCCAAGATGATGGATATCAGGTTGCTGAATTGATAACTGATTTCTTGGTAATATAGCATTCTTTGCCAATTGTTTTTTTATTCAACCTCTTCCAAAGGTTTGCAAAAAGTTTGACTCCACTGATGCACAAAACTCTTAGCACTAACCAGATCCAAATACACACAATTAAATTATCAAGACTTCTACACCATGATCTTGGAGAAAGGTAAACATATCTTATGTGCAACATCTATCAAGTAATCTTTTGATCATTTTCTTTCTCTTATGGACAGAATCATAGCTCTTTTACCATTTTATAAAGATTAACACAAATCCATCCATCCCCAAAATTATTTGCATGTTCAAACTTTACATTTGATTATAACTTTCCATGATTTTTCATTGACTAAATGATAAATAACAGGTTTACAAATTAAATAGGTGTATCATGCTGGTTAAATATTAAACGGGATGAAGATTTACAGTTATAACATGGCTATGTTCTTAGATTA harbors:
- the LOC100286323 gene encoding uncharacterized isoform X1; this encodes MAASPALVSLTPAVSRHPHLLFCSPCPPPRHIRLAPPTATPASDGNGLGPGPGPGVFLSPRALSQLDELAAFRYEHAFPHGLLTVRALSRGPDDDAVAEALVRLLASSFSETVRWAPAQRYAQLLTFVIRRYLHDRRGLAPHAAVLVGFYRPADADAGADNANAAPEDDEGEGGDEGEMACTAEVSFDAVGAPGAPPTPTPPLNFPYICNMTVKTPLRRRGIGKQLLKACEDLVFKMNAKRRVYLHCRIIDQVPFNMYTKAGYSIVQTDSILVWLSLQKRKYLMSKELPQASVVSETSTKNFE